The Vitis vinifera cultivar Pinot Noir 40024 chromosome 1, ASM3070453v1 DNA segment TATATCGTGGTCATGCACATAGGAAATATCAAGAAgatttatattcatatttttttagttgacatatatttaagaaataaaacttgaaaacaaaATAGTAGGTTTTTGTCTGgatacattttatattttttctttttaaaaatagaaacttctaCATAAAAGTTAGCAAGTCTTATGTATAGACTTACcttatatccttaaaaattactttaaaaaattttaaaatttaaggtaggaatttttttttaatatatatcaatttttcaaTGTAAGCCTCTAGGAGAGTTCTTGTGGTTTATATAGAAATTActgttattttttgtttttaaaaatagagcaGCAATTGTATCCAAACTGACTCTTAacaatatttttccaaaaaaagcTTACTAGTTCAAGTCTTAACCCTAAATCATAGTAGCTAATTGTGGTATAAAATGTAAAGTTGGCTGGAACTCAATAAGACAAATAAATGAAGTGTATGCACTAAAACTAAACTGAACCCCTAGAAAGCATAAAAGCAAACTTCGTTCTAGCTCTGTTGTTATCATGGCTGCAACTCTTTGATTGAAGGATTTATTTAACATGCTTGATAAACAAACCTACCTTTCTGTATCCCAAGAGTTCGTTAATTTGAGTGATAGATCAACTGTTTTTTTCCCTAtgaattcctttttcctttctttttggttCTGTTGCCATTGTACTTGGTTCTTGGTCCATTCTGTTCTCCACTCCTCTCTTTGAACTTTTCCATGATCCTCTAGACACCTTTTTCTCAGGTGAAGTAAAACttgattaattttcattttgaagTCTGACATATTATTTGAACAATTTTGAACAGGGTTTTATGGTGTGCTTATTGCTGGTTAGTGGTTCAGCTGTATACTTCAGACGCAAGCGGAGTGTTGCAGTGCCCGGGGCTGGGCCTGTGAGAATCCCCACCAGTTCTAGATTTTAAATACAGCAGGCTGTGATTGGTATTTTCAAGTCCTACTCCTTCCATGGAGATGATTCTTGAAGGATTATCTTAACTCTTGAAACATTGAATTTGTAGGGTAAAATCAATAACCAAATTGTCAATCGCTGTTTTCTGGCTCTCATGTAGTGGCAAATTGTCATGTATTTTGTATTTGTACTTAAATTATAGGAAGTTTCCAAGATTTTGTCCATCTGTTTTGGAATGTTCCATATATATCCTTTATATTATAGCAAAggatcttttatttaattaaaaatggtaattaaataaattcatttattttttttttaaagtataaaaatgatttaattaatggttataaattttttttaatcgttttcaaatttaaatgttatatatatatatatatcatggttatatttgattgatttgatataatatgagatttttataaatttactcttatttattttcaatttttctagattatttattttctaaaaataaataaataaacgtgattaaaaaattttaatttgtcctcctagaaaaactaaaaaatgtgTAAAGTATATCATTAAATCACACTGAGATAtgaattatttaatatgtacaaattattttgtacatttaataacataatataaattttaagtatttcaatccaaaatattattgatagaaataaaaaattatttactaaattataaattgtaaaaCAATTTCCTAATAATActaaacaatatattttttaatagaaatttagaatgctaaattttaatttttaaacaaaaattaaaaaacattatatttttcatttcatttttttttttaaaaaaaatagcaaatcaAACAAGGATAATTTTCATCTGCTTATATTTAGCTAGAAATGATATCTTATCCAATATAATCCCATCTCACTCTATACAAAGAATCAAACGCCTACTCTAAAACTGGGCAAGGCAATCAAGTGTATTGCAACTTGAAGTAATAGAACATTTATAAACTATTCTATCTAAAACAATTGTAAACCTACTTGATACTCTATTGAATTTCGTGTGGAACTTGTTTTTTCaaactacttttaaaaaatccaatttattctttaaagtgtGAATTTATCGTTTAAAAAGACGAGTTACATGTAAATCAAGTATAGGCTCTAGGCTCTCACAACCTATTCTACgaatttatttccaaattttcatgcTGGATGATTGTGCCCCGAAGTCTGATGTAACGTGTAGACCATGTCCATATAAACTACACTGGTTTATAGCGTCCTATATAAAATAGCAGCAGTATAAGCCGATGGGCAAACAAAACACCAAAGATGTTCTGATAAAAAACCAGAAGCTCATTGCTAATGACTACTAAAGTAGCATTCAAACAAAATGCCAAAGAAGCTTCTGCCAAGAGACAACCCAAATCTTACATTTATTGCATTGCCTTCAGCAATCTGATTGATTACCCTCCTCGTGAGCTGCGACAACATTGGAAAGGGGATATTCAGAAAACATCTTCCTTAAATTTTAGAATTACAGAACAAGATAAACCACGTTATTGCTGCTTCctcttgaaaaaaatatacagAAGACACTTGAGATGCCCCTAATCACTTTTCTTGTGAGTCTCTTTAGCACATAATCAAAGCAGCACTGGTGCAAACTCCaaacaaaagaatgattttGGCAATGATCCTCAAACAACAAAACTCCTCTTTAACACATCTACAGTAACACGAAAACAAACGAGGATTACAAACAGCCGACAGAAGTatggaaattacaaaaaatagtCAGGAGTCTTCCGAGTGGTGTCAGGTTCAATCTGCCGAGGTGCCGGGTCAAATTGAAGGAAATTTTGATCCATATTCTCCCCAATCTCTAGTATTGCAGCCATATTCCCACACCGGTAACAATAGTTTGGAGCGCTAAATACAGTCACCACATTCTTTTCCTAGAAAAATGTTTAGAACAATTAcaatagtaaataaataattgaaaaaaaaaatgtgatacaagaaaatgcaaaagtcAATTCTGTTGGGTTTTCTCACCTGGCACCAATTGTAACCTTCCATGACAAGTTGATGGGCTCTTGAGATTAGAGTGAGCCCATTGGTGTGGTTGAACTGAGCTGCTATATCCTGTCCAAAAGTATAGCCTGCTCCACGTGGAGATATACCCCACCCACAACGGTCATCAGGATCCGACCACAAGAGATCGCACATAGGTCCTTCATGTGGAACCTACTTACCCACAAACAAATCCATCAGCAATTGTGAaaggttgaaaaaaataaatggaaaacaagGAAATCAGAACACCATGAGAAGTTTGACAGAGAATGCAACAATCACACATGAACGTAAAGCTATTACTAGGTCCAGTGggaggagaagaaaataagaagataTATTCTCATCCAAATTCAGgcataaaattaattagaaaaaggaagaggaaCATTTCAGTTTTAACCCCAGGGCAGAAGGTAAAAATAAGCACCAGTGGGCTGAACATTGTGACAAGTTTAGTGGTCCCCATGATTTTAGTTCCATATTACATTGCAACATTCTCTAGACTACCTCATACATCTGGTCTAGGATAGATAAGAAAATCACCATTAGCTCCCATGTTAGCATGCTTCATCTTCGGAGCATTTTCTGGAACTTAATCAAACTCATAAAGTGAGACTTAAGGCATATACTGGAGTGTTCATAATCTTAGTCGAGTCcaaaagcaaacaaaataattagcatcccttaatttattcttatgggtaaaaaatttaaacattgaATTCAATAATTAACATCCTTTAATGAGTAATTAGTATTGGCAGCTAAATTTCCCATATTCTTTAATGCTACCTCAGGAGGCTGTACAAACACCAAATCCATGTTAGTAGTACAGAAAGACTAATTAGCAGACAAAATACTTTATTTGTTTTACCAACAGCATGAGTTTGTGAAATAAGGCCAAAATATCATGCTAGTTCAGATGATAATTGATCACCAGCTTTCTCATCAAATTTGTGTATCATGTAAACTACCAACAAGTCCTAAATTTAACACAATGTGGAAGACAAATGGTTCCTTAAGCCTTGTTTGGGAGAACTTCTCAAATGCTAAACTTTAAGGATGTTTGTATATATTCTCAAAAGCAGACCTCACATTCCCCAGCGTGATTTATCCATGTTTTGAAAAAGCAAGGAGGGGCCTCCTCTTTGCAATGTGACAAGCTAGTTCAGTCATCAACAGAAGAAAATGGAGATAAAGCTTTTTGCAATAGAGAGAAATCAGTCATGAAAAATCAATGCATAAGATCTTAAATGGTCAAGCACATAAACTAACCAAAACTGTGCACATACCTCCTGTATACGGTCCAAGCCTCGAATATTATCTAATGTATCCAAAGATGGTGAAAGTCCTCCATGCAAACAGAATACCTATGGTATAAACAATATATGGCTGTCAGTATCAGTCAGGAAATTTATCAAAGTAAAACATAAGAAACATGGACAACTCAAACCTGACTCTCAATGAGGGCTGTAAGGGGTAGATAATCAAAAAGGTCGGTAAAATACTTCCAGACATTGGCATTTCCATATTTTCTCAAGCATTCGTCATAAAAACCATACCTGAATAAGagggaaaaagaaacaaataaaatgaaggtTGAGTATGGAAATAACCAATACAAAGAATGAAGTTCCTATACAAATGATAGTAATCATTTTCCCCTTTGAATCAACTAAACCCAACAAAGTTCTATACCAATTATTTGGTAATAATGTATTAGTTTAAGTTAGCAATTTCACTTCAAAAATGCAGCGATTCTGGAGTACTAGATTCTGATGGGATCCCAAGAACAAGTCAAAGATTTTCAAGAAGGGAGCAAGGTAAGTTCCAAATTTCGGATTTGGGTCAAGATAACAGTTGAACATGATTTAGAGTCAAATTAGAGCCAAAAAATGTGCCAAGTATGCTTGAAAGTTGATTGGAGAACTTGAACATGACTTac contains these protein-coding regions:
- the LOC100256981 gene encoding serine/threonine-protein phosphatase PP2A-2 catalytic subunit, translating into MPSHADLDRQIEHLMECKPLSESEVKTLCDQARTILVEEYNVQPVKCPVTVCGDIHGQFYDLIELFRIGGNAPDTNYLFMGDYVDRGYYSVETVTLLVALKVRYRERITILRGNHESRQITQVYGFYDECLRKYGNANVWKYFTDLFDYLPLTALIESQVFCLHGGLSPSLDTLDNIRGLDRIQEVPHEGPMCDLLWSDPDDRCGWGISPRGAGYTFGQDIAAQFNHTNGLTLISRAHQLVMEGYNWCQEKNVVTVFSAPNYCYRCGNMAAILEIGENMDQNFLQFDPAPRQIEPDTTRKTPDYFL